A part of Prosthecobacter sp. SYSU 5D2 genomic DNA contains:
- a CDS encoding YkgJ family cysteine cluster protein, with translation MNAHPSLDKTKPYYQCQRCGNCCRWPGDVNVTAEEVTTIAAYVGMPEEDFIRDCTRLNANRTGLSIIDKPNGECLFLEGVNSCRIQKVKPVQCAGFPNVWNFPGWREKCEAIEV, from the coding sequence ATGAATGCCCACCCATCCCTTGACAAAACGAAGCCCTACTATCAGTGCCAGCGCTGCGGAAACTGCTGCCGCTGGCCAGGAGATGTGAATGTGACCGCTGAGGAGGTGACCACCATCGCTGCGTATGTCGGGATGCCTGAGGAGGACTTCATCCGCGACTGCACCCGTCTGAATGCAAACCGCACGGGGCTGTCCATCATCGACAAGCCCAACGGCGAGTGCCTGTTCCTGGAGGGGGTGAACTCCTGCCGCATCCAAAAGGTGAAGCCCGTCCAGTGTGCGGGCTTTCCCAATGTGTGGAACTTCCCCGGCTGGCGGGAGAAGTGCGAAGCCATCGAGGTCTGA
- a CDS encoding J domain-containing protein has translation MSADAFSLLGLPPRAALDEETLQAAYLQATRLVHPDQTGGDTLQSAELNAAKEILKSPVTRLKHLIENHSDTPWRAVPLDAALMGLFEKLGPLLQASASFLKKKQSASTALAKALLANEEMRLRESLEDLGLRIEELWQQIEAQLDVYDSRIAESDASVWPELQGIQARLAYLSKWRSQIREVLLGLML, from the coding sequence ATGTCAGCCGATGCCTTCAGCCTCCTGGGCCTGCCTCCGCGCGCAGCTCTGGATGAGGAAACCCTGCAAGCCGCCTATCTCCAGGCGACCCGCCTGGTGCATCCCGACCAAACAGGTGGCGACACCTTGCAGAGTGCTGAATTAAATGCCGCGAAGGAGATCCTCAAATCTCCTGTCACGCGGCTGAAGCACCTGATTGAAAACCACTCAGACACGCCCTGGCGTGCTGTGCCGCTAGATGCCGCTTTGATGGGCCTGTTTGAAAAGCTCGGCCCGCTGCTGCAAGCCAGTGCCAGCTTCCTCAAAAAGAAGCAGTCCGCGAGCACTGCGCTGGCCAAGGCGCTACTCGCCAATGAGGAGATGCGCCTGCGCGAATCGCTGGAAGATCTCGGCCTGCGCATTGAGGAACTCTGGCAGCAGATCGAGGCCCAGCTTGACGTTTATGATTCCCGCATTGCCGAATCGGATGCCAGTGTCTGGCCTGAGCTGCAAGGCATCCAGGCCCGCCTCGCCTACCTGTCCAAATGGCGCTCACAGATCCGTGAGGTCCTGCTTGGTCTTATGCTTTAA
- a CDS encoding MFS transporter, which yields MDAPTSRRKLALLFFCTAMPMGMWNVPLANIYAAYGREHLVPWVLATTAVAAFISPLFVGALADQKMSPTLLLRWLALATGLALTLSCTALAYGWNDGLVLVCAQIQALVATPVWSITSSIVFSQLQTPTKQFGPLRACATFGWMAGCWIVSFVLHADASLVAGYTAAGLWMLVMGLSWMLPMIQPGDIQGKRSFRQILGLDALDLLKNRDHRVVFITAALYSIPLAAFYPYTARHLKDLGVENVSAVISLAQTTEVLTMLLLAGVLARFRLKWVFMSGIAICVLRYAFNAQDTRTWIMIGTTLHGFAFTLYFITTQIYLEERIDRKWRVRAQALLYLLMSGVGNLIGYLGGGWWHASCTQAGITDWTRFWLGESALTACVCLFFVFAYRGIRAAK from the coding sequence GTGGACGCACCCACCAGCCGCCGCAAACTCGCCCTTCTTTTTTTCTGCACCGCCATGCCCATGGGCATGTGGAACGTGCCGCTGGCCAATATTTACGCGGCCTATGGAAGGGAGCACCTGGTCCCCTGGGTGCTGGCCACCACGGCTGTCGCTGCCTTCATCTCCCCTTTGTTCGTCGGCGCACTGGCAGACCAGAAAATGTCCCCCACCCTGCTGCTACGCTGGCTGGCGCTGGCCACAGGACTGGCCTTGACGCTCAGTTGCACCGCCCTGGCCTACGGCTGGAATGACGGGCTGGTGCTGGTTTGCGCCCAAATTCAGGCCCTGGTGGCCACACCTGTCTGGAGCATCACCAGCAGCATTGTCTTTTCCCAGCTGCAGACGCCCACCAAGCAGTTTGGCCCCCTTCGCGCCTGCGCCACTTTTGGCTGGATGGCAGGCTGCTGGATTGTCAGTTTTGTGCTTCATGCCGATGCATCCCTCGTCGCCGGATACACGGCGGCAGGACTCTGGATGCTGGTCATGGGCCTGTCCTGGATGCTGCCCATGATCCAGCCGGGGGACATTCAGGGCAAACGCAGTTTCCGGCAAATCCTGGGGCTGGATGCGCTAGACCTCCTGAAAAACCGCGATCACCGCGTGGTCTTCATCACGGCCGCCCTTTACAGCATCCCGCTGGCCGCTTTTTATCCCTATACGGCCCGGCATTTGAAGGACCTCGGGGTGGAAAACGTCTCTGCCGTCATCTCCCTGGCGCAGACGACGGAGGTCTTGACCATGCTGCTGCTGGCAGGAGTACTGGCCCGTTTCAGGCTGAAGTGGGTCTTCATGTCCGGCATCGCCATCTGCGTACTGCGTTATGCCTTCAATGCCCAGGACACCCGGACCTGGATCATGATCGGCACGACCCTGCACGGCTTTGCCTTCACTCTCTATTTCATCACTACCCAGATTTATCTGGAGGAGCGCATTGACCGCAAATGGCGTGTCCGCGCCCAGGCCCTGCTTTACCTGCTGATGAGCGGCGTGGGAAACCTCATCGGCTACCTGGGCGGCGGCTGGTGGCATGCGTCCTGCACCCAGGCTGGCATTACTGACTGGACACGATTTTGGCTGGGAGAATCCGCGCTCACGGCCTGCGTATGTCTGTTTTTCGTCTTTGCCTACCGGGGCATCCGGGCGGCGAAATGA
- a CDS encoding Hsp33 family molecular chaperone HslO, producing the protein MSQMLNPDLSATEIRCYFVRKRNCLLVRGRFGPVYMDYYLHLMQHSIKHPDRLDEMLKDAIAGVTLHLSSRPHDEGCAWTINLNDPLLNLFVTGATIPGRVTGRLFTEDVKDTGKSIFIAQTTRNHMQPRQSMIEFTGTDILSAVEQFYTQSEQRLTRIFRLEDEDFVQISAEPDADEEWLAGLTDADIPKLDETEHLTLLETRTYVFDCGCTPDRMFPMLSRLNNEDLDFIFEDGSATITCPRCAAVFRTPKADFDEWKARQTA; encoded by the coding sequence ATGAGCCAGATGCTCAATCCAGATCTCTCCGCCACCGAAATCCGCTGCTACTTTGTCCGCAAGCGCAACTGCCTGCTTGTACGCGGACGGTTCGGCCCGGTGTACATGGATTATTACCTGCACCTCATGCAGCACAGCATCAAGCATCCCGACCGCCTGGATGAAATGCTCAAAGACGCCATTGCGGGAGTGACTTTGCATTTGTCCTCCAGACCGCATGATGAAGGATGCGCCTGGACCATTAATCTCAACGACCCGCTGCTGAACCTTTTCGTCACAGGAGCGACGATCCCCGGCCGGGTGACAGGTCGGCTCTTCACGGAAGATGTGAAAGACACGGGCAAGTCCATCTTCATCGCCCAGACCACTCGCAATCACATGCAGCCGCGCCAGAGTATGATCGAGTTCACCGGAACCGACATTCTTTCTGCCGTGGAGCAATTTTACACGCAGAGCGAACAGCGGCTCACGCGCATCTTCCGCCTGGAGGATGAAGACTTTGTCCAAATTTCCGCCGAGCCCGATGCGGATGAAGAATGGCTGGCCGGGCTCACGGATGCGGACATCCCCAAGCTGGACGAGACGGAGCATCTGACGCTGCTGGAAACGCGCACCTACGTCTTCGACTGCGGCTGCACCCCGGACCGCATGTTCCCCATGCTCAGCCGCCTGAACAACGAAGATCTGGACTTCATCTTCGAAGACGGCTCCGCCACCATCACCTGCCCGCGATGTGCTGCTGTTTTCCGCACCCCGAAAGCCGATTTCGACGAATGGAAAGCACGCCAGACTGCGTGA
- a CDS encoding urease accessory UreF family protein, giving the protein MIRLLQRMDDTQPRHAEGGATGAGPTLRPVTLLADAGETAETALEDWSRGLDWVHWLFSSIRQRQAGIHFHAADLPQPGLYPRSPVTRQALAARWENFAQKDLRGPLGLALVQAWQVARDLDLVRLQELDAELDAALTGRARADSREAGARLLQGTRGARYQGLLGRYRTLQEESRTPGHFFIVWPAAAHFFQLSLASTIAEYIRLEWDLATRHLPAPAAPLSLQSITTLTGHLMHARVSGLTLLGQSEDEESSQPQKTGSL; this is encoded by the coding sequence ATGATACGTCTCTTGCAACGCATGGATGACACCCAGCCCCGGCACGCCGAGGGCGGGGCGACTGGCGCAGGCCCCACCCTGCGGCCTGTGACTTTGCTTGCAGATGCCGGTGAAACGGCTGAAACGGCCCTGGAAGACTGGTCAAGGGGTCTGGACTGGGTGCACTGGCTGTTTTCCAGCATCCGCCAGCGGCAGGCTGGCATCCACTTTCACGCGGCCGACTTGCCGCAGCCTGGCCTGTATCCTCGCTCACCCGTCACCCGCCAGGCGCTGGCCGCGCGGTGGGAAAACTTTGCCCAAAAAGACCTGCGCGGTCCGCTGGGGCTCGCCCTCGTCCAGGCCTGGCAGGTGGCCCGCGATCTGGATCTGGTCCGTTTGCAGGAACTGGATGCGGAACTGGATGCTGCGCTCACCGGGCGTGCCCGTGCGGACAGCCGCGAGGCGGGTGCGAGACTGCTCCAGGGAACGCGCGGTGCCCGTTATCAAGGGCTTCTCGGACGCTACCGGACACTCCAGGAGGAAAGCCGCACACCGGGGCACTTTTTCATCGTCTGGCCCGCTGCGGCGCACTTTTTCCAGCTCAGCCTGGCCAGCACCATTGCGGAATACATCCGGCTGGAGTGGGATCTGGCCACCCGCCACCTGCCTGCCCCGGCCGCTCCGTTGAGCCTGCAGAGCATTACCACCCTGACCGGTCATCTCATGCATGCCCGGGTCAGCGGCCTCACCTTGCTGGGGCAGAGTGAAGACGAGGAGTCCTCCCAGCCGCAGAAAACGGGCAGTTTATAG
- a CDS encoding iron-sulfur cluster assembly accessory protein has protein sequence MTATAPHAAPNYKLGNEKLIKVLPNAARKLNGLLTKQGRSENGALRIAVVGGGCSGLQYKMDLVDGPANRDIMVVSGDVRVLIDPKSALFVSGSELDFSDDLQQGGFKVTNPNAVVTCSCGESFAA, from the coding sequence ATGACCGCAACCGCCCCTCACGCAGCACCTAACTACAAGCTCGGCAATGAGAAGCTCATCAAAGTGCTTCCCAATGCCGCACGCAAGCTGAACGGCCTGCTGACCAAACAGGGCCGCTCAGAAAACGGCGCCCTGCGCATTGCTGTCGTCGGTGGCGGCTGCTCCGGCCTGCAATACAAAATGGATCTTGTGGACGGTCCGGCCAACCGCGACATCATGGTCGTCTCAGGTGATGTGCGGGTGCTCATTGATCCGAAAAGCGCCCTCTTCGTCAGCGGTTCTGAACTCGATTTTAGCGATGATCTTCAACAAGGCGGCTTCAAAGTCACCAACCCCAATGCGGTCGTCACCTGTTCCTGTGGCGAAAGCTTTGCCGCCTGA
- a CDS encoding DUF1080 domain-containing protein translates to MKFNHLASLAFILALTACNPAEVKSNDAAPASAATAPTETDGWVSMFNGKDLSGWKSNEETPGSFSIEDGALKVSNGRAHLFYVGPNGDAKFTDFEFKGKVKHMPGSNSGLYIHTEYQDKGWPEKGYECQVNSTSHKDPKKTGGLYAVKDVLDTAPVGDDEWFDYSIKVEGKRIIISINGKVTSDFTEPDGWDPATALKNMAGRKLSSGTMAIQAHDPKSVVYFKDLYIKAL, encoded by the coding sequence ATGAAATTCAACCACCTCGCCTCACTTGCCTTTATCCTGGCCCTGACTGCTTGCAACCCGGCCGAAGTCAAATCCAATGATGCGGCTCCTGCTTCAGCAGCCACCGCCCCAACCGAAACGGATGGCTGGGTATCCATGTTCAATGGCAAGGACCTCTCCGGCTGGAAGTCCAACGAAGAAACGCCCGGCAGTTTCTCCATTGAAGACGGCGCTCTGAAGGTCAGCAATGGCCGCGCCCACCTATTTTATGTCGGCCCCAATGGCGACGCCAAGTTCACGGACTTTGAATTCAAAGGCAAGGTGAAGCACATGCCCGGCTCCAACTCCGGCCTCTACATCCATACGGAATACCAGGACAAAGGCTGGCCGGAAAAAGGCTACGAATGCCAGGTGAACAGCACCTCCCACAAGGACCCCAAAAAGACCGGCGGCCTCTATGCGGTCAAAGACGTGCTCGATACCGCCCCAGTGGGTGATGACGAGTGGTTCGACTACAGCATCAAGGTGGAAGGCAAGCGCATCATCATCAGCATCAATGGCAAGGTCACCTCTGACTTCACCGAGCCTGATGGCTGGGATCCGGCCACGGCTTTGAAAAACATGGCAGGCCGCAAGCTCAGCTCCGGCACCATGGCCATCCAGGCCCATGATCCGAAGAGCGTTGTGTATTTTAAAGACCTTTACATCAAGGCTCTGTAA
- the pyrH gene encoding UMP kinase — protein MGDHTGTRKFRRVLLKLSGEALREPGSTDNISPPIVEDIAAQIKAAHQTGLEIAVVVGGGNFWRGVSASNKGMERATADYMGMLATVMNSLALQSMLEAMDVPTRVQSAIEMKNVAEPFIRRVAMRHLELGRVVIFAAGTGNPFFSTDTTAALRASEIGADCVFKATKVDGIYCSDPNKNPDAVRYDNISFHDCLTQQLKVMDATAFSLCMENNMPIIVFSMNEDDNIRRALVGEPMGTLVNATGQVG, from the coding sequence ATGGGCGATCATACAGGCACTCGGAAATTCAGGCGCGTTCTTCTCAAACTCAGTGGTGAGGCTCTGCGGGAGCCCGGCAGCACTGACAATATTTCACCTCCGATTGTGGAGGACATTGCGGCCCAGATCAAAGCCGCGCACCAGACCGGGCTGGAGATTGCCGTGGTCGTCGGCGGGGGCAACTTTTGGCGGGGCGTGAGCGCCAGCAACAAAGGCATGGAGCGTGCCACGGCCGACTACATGGGCATGCTGGCCACGGTGATGAACTCCCTGGCGCTACAGTCCATGCTTGAAGCCATGGACGTGCCCACCCGCGTTCAGAGCGCCATTGAAATGAAAAACGTCGCCGAGCCCTTCATCCGCCGGGTGGCCATGCGCCACCTGGAGCTGGGACGAGTGGTCATTTTCGCAGCGGGCACCGGCAACCCTTTCTTTTCCACAGATACCACGGCTGCGCTGCGTGCCAGCGAGATCGGTGCAGATTGTGTGTTCAAGGCTACAAAGGTGGACGGCATCTACTGCTCCGACCCGAACAAAAATCCTGACGCCGTCAGGTATGACAACATCAGCTTCCATGACTGCCTGACCCAGCAGCTCAAGGTCATGGATGCGACGGCCTTTTCCCTGTGCATGGAAAACAACATGCCCATCATCGTCTTCAGCATGAATGAAGATGATAATATCCGCCGCGCACTCGTGGGTGAGCCAATGGGCACCCTGGTCAATGCTACGGGCCAGGTGGGGTAG